Proteins encoded within one genomic window of Acidicapsa ligni:
- a CDS encoding ROK family protein, translated as MTKTVSKPAARVTKSPAVKSASKHSPVTLTVDIGGTGLKMMALSGAGKPLSERLRMLTPKDPTPTRVLAALDELRDQFPSDTPAFDRISVGFPGVVKHGVTLIAVNLHPDWANFPLQATLHKRWKKPVIVANDASVQGYGAIYGKGVELCLTLGTGLGSSLFTDGRLCPGLELAHHPWRKGLTYEEFLGIRAFKKQGKKRWNKLLQKAIAQTAATFNWDYLHIGGGNAKHVDFELGKNVRIVPNEEGLLGGVALWRHQ; from the coding sequence ATGACTAAGACTGTTTCCAAACCTGCCGCTCGCGTCACCAAATCGCCGGCCGTCAAGTCCGCCAGCAAACACTCTCCCGTAACTCTCACTGTAGATATCGGCGGCACCGGTCTCAAGATGATGGCGCTCAGCGGCGCAGGCAAACCGCTCAGCGAACGGCTGCGTATGCTGACTCCGAAAGATCCTACGCCAACGCGCGTTCTGGCTGCGCTCGACGAACTTCGCGACCAGTTTCCATCGGATACACCGGCCTTCGATCGCATCTCGGTTGGCTTTCCGGGCGTCGTCAAACACGGCGTCACGCTTATCGCGGTGAACCTGCATCCGGATTGGGCTAATTTTCCATTGCAGGCTACCCTGCACAAGCGCTGGAAAAAGCCGGTGATCGTCGCGAATGACGCGTCCGTGCAAGGCTACGGAGCCATTTACGGCAAGGGTGTAGAGCTTTGCCTGACGCTCGGCACGGGGCTGGGTTCTTCGCTGTTCACGGATGGGCGTCTCTGCCCCGGCCTGGAGCTGGCGCACCATCCCTGGCGCAAGGGCCTGACTTACGAGGAATTCCTGGGAATACGCGCGTTCAAGAAGCAGGGCAAGAAGCGTTGGAACAAGCTGCTGCAGAAGGCGATTGCGCAGACTGCTGCGACCTTCAACTGGGACTATCTGCACATCGGCGGCGGTAATGCAAAACATGTTGATTTTGAGCTGGGAAAGAATGTCCGCATTGTGCCGAATGAAGAGGGTTTGCTGGGTGGAGTAGCGCTCTGGCGGCATCAGTAA
- the lysA gene encoding diaminopimelate decarboxylase, with amino-acid sequence MPNSSSDFSSRPFEYPSADASLSCGQHSLTKLAKQYGTPLYVYSADQILARFMLFQQALADRSHLICYAVKANSALAILKLLADHGAGFDIVSGGELQRVLIAAPEAAGRIVFSGVGKTAEEIDQALDADIYAFNVESEAELKLLASRAAKRKRKARFALRVNPDVFAETHPYISTGLREHKFGIDIRQARRIYNEAAGNKWLTAHGVSVHIGSQIRSADPFGAAMKRVAKLVRELEIDGIAIKSVDAGGGLGIDYHATLSGPDNFNPRAKVEEYAAALETSLAGLNVQLLLEPGRFLVAQAGALLARVLYVKRNGKKTFVVTDAAMNDLIRPALYQAFHEIVPVLPRAGRSAAVDIVGPVCETGDFFARDRKLKPVEPGDLVAVLDAGAYGMAQSSNYNTRPRPAEVLLRGKKATLIRRRETIADLLGPELPLSNHSK; translated from the coding sequence ATGCCCAATTCTTCGTCCGACTTTAGCTCTCGCCCATTCGAGTATCCCTCTGCCGACGCGTCTTTGAGCTGCGGCCAGCATTCTCTGACCAAGCTCGCGAAGCAGTACGGCACGCCGCTCTATGTCTACAGCGCAGACCAGATACTGGCGCGGTTCATGCTCTTTCAGCAGGCGTTGGCTGATCGCTCTCACCTCATATGTTATGCGGTTAAGGCTAACTCTGCGCTGGCTATTCTCAAGCTGCTTGCGGATCATGGCGCAGGCTTTGACATCGTCTCCGGCGGAGAGTTGCAACGCGTGTTGATCGCAGCTCCCGAGGCTGCTGGGCGCATCGTTTTTTCCGGAGTGGGCAAGACCGCAGAAGAGATCGACCAGGCGCTTGACGCAGACATCTACGCCTTCAACGTCGAGAGCGAAGCGGAGTTGAAACTACTGGCCAGCCGCGCCGCAAAACGCAAGCGCAAAGCTCGTTTTGCCCTGCGCGTAAATCCCGATGTCTTCGCCGAGACGCACCCCTATATCTCGACAGGATTGCGCGAACACAAGTTCGGCATCGACATTCGCCAGGCCCGCCGCATCTACAACGAAGCAGCAGGAAACAAGTGGCTCACCGCACATGGAGTAAGCGTGCACATCGGTTCGCAGATTCGCTCGGCAGATCCATTCGGAGCAGCCATGAAGCGCGTAGCCAAGCTGGTTCGCGAACTCGAAATCGATGGCATCGCAATCAAATCCGTTGACGCGGGGGGTGGCCTGGGCATCGATTATCACGCCACGCTGTCGGGTCCGGATAACTTCAACCCCAGGGCTAAAGTAGAGGAATACGCTGCCGCGCTTGAGACATCGCTTGCCGGGTTGAACGTCCAGCTACTTCTCGAACCAGGGCGTTTCCTCGTCGCGCAGGCCGGAGCATTGCTCGCGCGCGTACTCTACGTAAAACGCAACGGCAAGAAGACATTCGTCGTAACCGACGCCGCGATGAACGATCTCATTCGGCCCGCGCTCTATCAGGCTTTTCATGAAATCGTGCCCGTCCTGCCACGCGCTGGCCGCTCTGCTGCCGTGGATATCGTAGGGCCGGTCTGCGAGACAGGGGACTTCTTCGCGCGCGATCGCAAGCTCAAACCGGTAGAACCCGGCGATCTCGTAGCCGTGCTTGATGCCGGTGCGTATGGCATGGCGCAGAGCTCGAATTACAACACTCGCCCGCGGCCAGCCGAAGTGCTGTTGCGCGGAAAGAAAGCAACTCTCATCCGGCGGCGCGAAACGATTGCCGACCTTCTGGGGCCGGAGCTGCCACTTTCAAATCACAGCAAGTAG
- a CDS encoding serine hydrolase domain-containing protein, which translates to MNLPALNRRRFLKQAGGAAGIFASSPWLAKSETIGMTAAVAAPLTALTDRASADITVAKSHVSQALDAFIPDYLKSMNAPGLTFGAVDASGAGATSCYGYANLDKLQAVTPDLLFQIGSISKSFLAILVLQLREEGKLDLDHAILEYLPWFPIETPFGEVTLHHMLTHSSGLPDGASLFPSNPSDRYRQAYKPGERFHYSNFCFDALGRMVARIEKRPLHESLQQRILDPLGMTATSPVLNTLIREQTAESYSPQLSDRPYPRNGQLASASKIDSDSAAGSIASTPDDMRKYMRMLLKRGQGEHKRILKEESFALFSQPHIKAEEFGPTASYGYGIAVDILDGHTILRHTGGMVSFMSAMHVDLDGGVAAFASINAQQGYRPNPVTQYAIQLMRAQAESKTLPSTPEIENPADLKNPKEYQAIYHSPSGKSCRVVATENAISLQLDDHHIPLEALGEDRFVSTLPEYSAFAFVFHREQPNSETGAGATPEAKPETPAAILELTHGDRWFVRGSASSLEVKSAPARYSAFPGKYLNDSPWYGSFRIVERRGQLWVDGESPLIEMGDALFRMGDEPDSPETLAFFHIADGRAQMVKVSGIDFWRITTESD; encoded by the coding sequence ATGAATCTGCCCGCGCTCAATCGACGACGTTTCCTGAAGCAGGCCGGAGGAGCTGCAGGTATCTTCGCTTCCAGTCCATGGCTTGCTAAAAGTGAAACTATTGGAATGACTGCCGCGGTCGCCGCGCCTCTGACGGCTTTGACAGATCGGGCCAGCGCAGACATAACGGTAGCTAAAAGCCACGTCTCTCAGGCGCTCGACGCATTTATCCCTGACTATCTCAAATCCATGAATGCGCCCGGGCTTACGTTTGGCGCAGTCGATGCTTCGGGCGCAGGCGCCACGTCCTGCTATGGCTATGCAAATCTCGACAAATTGCAGGCTGTTACGCCGGATCTGCTCTTCCAGATCGGCTCTATTTCAAAATCGTTTCTGGCTATCCTCGTTCTACAACTTCGCGAAGAGGGAAAGCTGGACCTCGATCATGCGATTCTCGAATATCTGCCGTGGTTTCCCATTGAAACGCCGTTTGGCGAAGTGACGCTGCATCATATGCTCACGCACAGTTCCGGCCTGCCGGACGGCGCGTCGCTGTTCCCTTCCAACCCATCCGACCGCTATCGCCAGGCGTATAAACCGGGCGAGCGCTTCCACTACAGTAACTTCTGCTTTGACGCGCTGGGGCGCATGGTTGCCAGGATCGAGAAGCGGCCGCTTCACGAGTCGCTGCAACAACGCATTCTTGACCCGCTGGGCATGACGGCGACATCGCCGGTGCTCAACACGCTCATTCGTGAGCAGACCGCGGAGAGCTACAGCCCCCAGTTGTCGGACAGGCCCTATCCGCGCAACGGGCAACTGGCTTCCGCCTCCAAGATCGATTCGGATTCGGCAGCGGGCAGCATTGCTTCCACTCCGGACGATATGCGCAAGTACATGCGGATGCTTCTCAAGCGCGGGCAGGGCGAGCATAAACGCATTCTCAAGGAAGAGAGCTTCGCGCTCTTTTCGCAGCCGCATATCAAGGCGGAGGAGTTTGGGCCGACTGCCTCTTACGGTTACGGCATCGCGGTGGATATCCTCGACGGCCATACGATCCTGAGGCACACGGGTGGCATGGTTTCATTCATGTCAGCGATGCATGTCGATCTCGATGGAGGTGTTGCGGCTTTTGCCTCGATCAACGCACAGCAGGGCTATCGGCCTAATCCGGTTACGCAATATGCTATCCAGCTCATGCGCGCCCAGGCAGAATCGAAGACGCTGCCCTCTACGCCGGAGATCGAAAACCCTGCCGACCTCAAGAATCCCAAAGAGTACCAGGCGATCTATCACTCGCCGAGTGGCAAATCCTGCCGGGTTGTCGCGACAGAGAATGCGATATCGCTCCAGTTGGATGATCACCATATTCCGCTTGAAGCGCTGGGCGAAGATCGATTTGTCTCCACTCTGCCTGAATACTCGGCCTTCGCGTTCGTCTTTCACCGGGAGCAGCCCAACTCCGAAACGGGCGCTGGCGCAACACCAGAGGCAAAGCCGGAAACTCCTGCGGCGATTCTCGAATTGACTCATGGAGACCGCTGGTTTGTTCGCGGATCGGCTTCGTCGCTGGAAGTGAAGTCGGCACCAGCCCGTTACAGTGCATTCCCCGGCAAATATCTGAACGACAGCCCGTGGTATGGCAGCTTCCGCATTGTGGAGCGTCGCGGACAGCTCTGGGTCGATGGCGAATCGCCGTTGATCGAAATGGGCGACGCGCTTTTTCGCATGGGAGATGAGCCGGACAGTCCCGAAACGCTCGCTTTTTTTCATATCGCGGATGGGCGCGCACAGATGGTCAAGGTGAGTGGCATCGACTTCTGGCGCATCACTACGGAATCGGATTAG
- a CDS encoding exopolysaccharide biosynthesis polyprenyl glycosylphosphotransferase, with protein MSNSTTDARTARIQSRLEAKTARQKMDWTKLEQHLQEVGALHTGVYRLLRDLAPAMVLTGYWFFMHPGLMFVGPAWWYIPRVSLLEVGMICGITFISRAVTGRGRQSHEELIHKEISANLLAAFLCSMVIYPCLLAKMDWQDALRVDAGFFFACGLLSLTFLAIASFIGWVSIDTIIPKREVLIVGSGTGAQATFDEMVDSPVYQVVGVLDDNFVGTGAMRKHYVGGLDLLDTLLKENPVSVVFCSLPVKSMYEPIQQVISVCEQFGVEVRHSSNVFQTKIARLDRNAGANYSILRMVRDDWTRYAKRAIDIVAAGLLLLLTSPILLAAGIAIKMTSKGPILFSQDRYGLYRRRFRIFKLRSMVINAEVLQTQLEGQNELGGPVFKIKEDPRITKVGAFLRKTSIDELPQLWNVLTGEMSLVGPRPLAVRDVLKIEDSAQLRRFSVIPGITCIWQMSGRNNTDFANWIRQDLEYIDKWSLMLDLKILIGTVPAVLWGKGAM; from the coding sequence ATGAGCAACTCGACGACCGATGCCCGCACGGCCAGGATTCAATCCAGGTTAGAAGCCAAAACGGCGAGGCAAAAAATGGACTGGACCAAATTGGAACAGCACCTGCAAGAAGTTGGGGCACTCCACACCGGTGTCTATCGACTTCTGCGTGACTTGGCTCCGGCGATGGTTCTCACCGGATATTGGTTTTTCATGCACCCCGGCCTGATGTTTGTCGGACCGGCTTGGTGGTACATTCCGCGTGTAAGCCTGCTTGAGGTAGGCATGATCTGCGGAATCACATTCATCTCTCGCGCTGTTACCGGTCGCGGACGTCAATCGCACGAAGAACTGATCCACAAAGAGATTTCGGCAAACCTGCTCGCAGCATTCCTCTGCAGCATGGTTATCTATCCATGCCTGTTGGCGAAGATGGATTGGCAAGACGCACTGCGCGTCGATGCCGGCTTTTTTTTCGCATGCGGACTGTTGAGTCTCACCTTCCTGGCAATCGCCTCGTTCATCGGATGGGTCTCGATCGACACGATCATTCCCAAGCGCGAAGTCCTGATTGTCGGCTCTGGCACCGGGGCGCAGGCCACCTTTGATGAGATGGTCGATTCGCCCGTCTACCAGGTCGTTGGAGTGCTCGACGATAACTTCGTCGGCACCGGAGCAATGCGTAAGCACTACGTCGGCGGATTGGATTTGCTGGACACTCTGCTCAAGGAAAATCCGGTATCGGTAGTCTTCTGTTCACTGCCTGTCAAGTCCATGTATGAACCCATTCAGCAGGTCATTTCCGTCTGCGAACAATTCGGTGTCGAGGTACGTCACTCATCGAATGTCTTTCAAACGAAGATAGCGCGCCTCGATCGCAACGCTGGCGCGAACTACTCGATTCTACGCATGGTTCGCGACGATTGGACGCGCTACGCAAAGCGCGCAATCGACATCGTAGCCGCAGGTCTTCTGCTGCTGTTGACGTCCCCTATATTGCTCGCCGCAGGCATCGCCATCAAGATGACCAGCAAAGGGCCGATCCTCTTTTCGCAGGATCGCTACGGCCTCTATCGCCGCCGCTTCCGCATCTTCAAGCTGCGCAGCATGGTGATCAATGCCGAAGTATTGCAGACGCAGTTGGAAGGGCAGAACGAACTCGGCGGCCCTGTCTTCAAGATCAAAGAAGATCCGCGAATCACCAAGGTTGGCGCGTTCCTGCGCAAGACCTCGATCGACGAACTACCTCAGCTCTGGAATGTATTGACCGGCGAAATGTCCCTGGTCGGACCAAGGCCTCTGGCAGTTCGCGACGTGCTCAAGATTGAGGATTCCGCGCAACTGCGTCGCTTCAGTGTCATCCCGGGTATCACCTGCATCTGGCAGATGAGCGGCCGCAACAATACCGACTTTGCAAACTGGATTCGCCAGGACCTGGAGTACATCGACAAGTGGTCGCTAATGCTTGATCTGAAGATCCTCATCGGAACAGTGCCCGCAGTGCTTTGGGGCAAAGGCGCAATGTAG
- a CDS encoding PspC domain-containing protein, whose protein sequence is MSVFCSQCGNVLPPSARFCSNCGTVVSGMPYSGFPQYPPRLVRPYHGRQFAGVCAGFARAYGWDVGTVRIIAVLTGIFICPVAEIVYLACWIGIPEEPLGELPPTP, encoded by the coding sequence ATGTCCGTATTCTGTAGCCAATGTGGAAATGTTTTACCGCCCTCGGCGCGTTTCTGTTCTAACTGCGGCACCGTTGTGTCAGGAATGCCGTATTCCGGATTTCCGCAGTATCCGCCGCGCCTGGTGCGTCCTTATCATGGCCGCCAGTTTGCCGGTGTCTGCGCAGGTTTTGCGCGAGCCTATGGATGGGATGTAGGCACCGTACGAATTATCGCCGTGCTCACAGGAATCTTCATCTGCCCCGTCGCCGAAATCGTCTATCTGGCCTGCTGGATTGGAATTCCCGAAGAGCCATTGGGAGAGTTGCCGCCAACGCCCTAA
- the pyrF gene encoding orotidine-5'-phosphate decarboxylase, translating into MAFSHSLNNSDLDNSDLDSSDLQHPTPRQLARQRLIVALDAPTADAALAIVDRLEGQCQWFKVGLELYVAVGPSIVQQLVSRGHSIFLDLKLHDIPNTVAAAVRSTASLGASMLTIHAAGGPSMLSAAHEAVVTMAHPPQLLAVTVLTSMNQQQVTAIGLPRSPGEQVTLLAKMGMEAGIRGFVCSPQEVATLRDITGPEGVLVIPGIRPTGANQGDQQRIATPAQAMQQGASYLVVGRPITQAPDPARAAELILEEIAAAISPS; encoded by the coding sequence ATGGCCTTCTCTCATTCCCTGAACAACTCTGATTTGGATAACTCCGATTTGGATAGCTCTGATCTTCAACATCCAACTCCGCGCCAGCTAGCCCGGCAGCGACTCATTGTTGCGCTTGACGCACCAACGGCGGATGCTGCGCTGGCGATAGTCGATCGCCTAGAGGGCCAGTGCCAGTGGTTCAAAGTCGGATTAGAGCTTTACGTTGCGGTTGGCCCGTCGATTGTGCAGCAGCTTGTCAGCCGCGGCCACTCGATCTTTCTGGATCTGAAGCTGCATGACATCCCAAATACTGTAGCTGCAGCAGTGCGGTCGACTGCTTCGCTTGGCGCGAGCATGTTGACTATCCATGCTGCGGGTGGCCCGTCGATGCTTTCGGCTGCTCATGAAGCCGTTGTTACGATGGCTCATCCGCCACAACTGCTGGCTGTAACGGTGCTTACCAGCATGAATCAGCAGCAGGTGACGGCTATTGGGCTGCCTAGGTCGCCGGGGGAGCAGGTTACTTTGCTGGCCAAGATGGGGATGGAAGCCGGAATTCGTGGATTTGTCTGTTCGCCGCAGGAGGTTGCAACGCTGCGCGATATTACCGGTCCAGAGGGGGTGTTGGTGATCCCCGGAATTCGGCCTACGGGTGCGAACCAAGGAGACCAGCAGCGCATTGCTACACCTGCCCAGGCTATGCAGCAGGGCGCAAGCTATCTTGTTGTTGGCAGGCCGATCACGCAGGCGCCTGACCCGGCGAGGGCTGCGGAGCTGATACTTGAGGAGATCGCGGCGGCAATCTCCCCAAGCTGA
- a CDS encoding tetratricopeptide repeat protein: MRAGIWQSIALVALAVAALGTVHAQDIHTNPLHRDPTVREAFQHFYVLDYPAAITLLEKVQKAHPGDPEATALLLEARVFAELYRQDLLDTTFYANDGFLTGKHPTPEDPQVRDQIFALSDQAVREADARLNANSKDVDALYARGWAKSLRSSYMAMVQRSFNASFHLALQAHSDEARVLQLDPNYIDAKLVVGTYQYVIGALPWGFKLIFGFAGITGSKTKGMEMLHDAFARAPMTSVEAGTVIALFQRREGKYQEAIAVVRRLENEYPRDFLFRLEEANLRKDAGEGMAAVNAYQAILNDAAKPGYFPSAHLELAYFGMGEALRGQRHFDQAAKAYEQAAWTPNSGAELKRRSLVAAGKSRDLIGDRAQAIKDYEAAIANGSDTTQGEIAHRFLKSPYHE, translated from the coding sequence TTGCGGGCAGGAATTTGGCAATCGATTGCGCTGGTGGCATTGGCCGTGGCCGCACTTGGAACAGTTCACGCGCAGGACATCCATACCAATCCTCTGCATCGGGATCCCACGGTGCGCGAGGCATTCCAGCACTTTTATGTATTGGATTATCCCGCCGCAATCACTCTACTCGAAAAAGTTCAGAAGGCGCATCCCGGCGATCCCGAGGCTACAGCCTTGCTCCTGGAGGCTCGCGTTTTCGCCGAGCTGTACCGCCAGGATCTGCTGGATACCACCTTTTATGCCAACGACGGCTTCCTCACCGGCAAACACCCCACGCCGGAAGATCCGCAGGTGCGCGACCAGATCTTCGCGCTCAGCGATCAGGCAGTGCGCGAGGCCGACGCCCGTCTGAACGCGAACTCCAAAGATGTCGATGCCCTCTATGCGCGCGGCTGGGCAAAAAGCCTGCGCTCCTCCTATATGGCCATGGTGCAGCGCAGTTTCAACGCGTCATTTCACCTGGCTTTGCAGGCGCACAGCGATGAGGCCAGGGTGCTGCAGCTCGATCCGAACTATATCGACGCCAAGCTCGTCGTCGGCACCTATCAGTACGTCATCGGCGCGCTGCCGTGGGGATTCAAACTGATCTTCGGCTTTGCAGGCATTACCGGCTCCAAGACTAAAGGCATGGAGATGCTGCACGACGCCTTCGCCCGCGCGCCCATGACCTCAGTAGAGGCCGGAACAGTGATAGCTCTCTTCCAGCGCCGCGAAGGAAAATACCAGGAAGCCATCGCCGTCGTGCGTCGCCTGGAAAACGAATATCCCCGCGACTTCCTCTTCCGCCTCGAAGAAGCAAATCTGCGCAAAGATGCAGGCGAGGGCATGGCCGCAGTGAACGCCTATCAGGCCATCCTGAACGACGCCGCGAAGCCCGGCTATTTCCCCTCGGCACATCTTGAACTGGCTTACTTTGGAATGGGCGAAGCACTCCGCGGGCAGCGTCATTTCGATCAGGCAGCCAAAGCCTATGAACAGGCCGCGTGGACTCCCAATTCCGGAGCGGAGTTGAAGCGCCGCTCCCTCGTTGCCGCGGGCAAAAGCCGCGACCTGATCGGAGATCGCGCCCAGGCCATCAAGGACTACGAGGCAGCCATCGCCAACGGATCGGATACCACGCAGGGTGAGATAGCGCACCGCTTTCTCAAGTCTCCCTATCACGAGTAG
- a CDS encoding septal ring lytic transglycosylase RlpA family protein, translated as MQTKTPCKARNHYRSFTAAALALLVTVAGVTASAAAGSHEQTDPHAHKPSHWIQVGKASWYGRRFQGHRTASGEPFDLNMLTCAHRTLPIGTLLKVTNLTNRRSIMVRVNDRGPVPTGVMVDLSWAAARSLGFNKRGNTHVRLEKIDGPEAAQLNWPDLGRPQKMAASR; from the coding sequence ATGCAAACTAAGACACCATGCAAGGCACGAAATCATTACCGTTCTTTTACCGCAGCCGCACTTGCGCTACTGGTAACTGTGGCAGGCGTGACGGCGTCAGCCGCTGCAGGTTCGCACGAGCAAACCGACCCTCACGCACACAAGCCCAGCCACTGGATTCAAGTTGGCAAAGCTTCGTGGTACGGCCGGCGCTTTCAGGGGCATCGCACTGCGAGCGGCGAACCCTTTGATCTGAACATGCTCACATGTGCGCATCGTACACTGCCTATCGGCACGCTGTTGAAGGTAACCAATCTGACCAACCGCCGCTCGATCATGGTTCGCGTCAACGACCGTGGCCCCGTACCGACCGGAGTGATGGTTGATCTTTCCTGGGCAGCCGCCCGGTCACTCGGCTTCAACAAGAGGGGCAACACGCACGTTCGCCTTGAGAAAATCGACGGGCCCGAGGCTGCCCAGTTGAACTGGCCCGATTTGGGCCGGCCTCAAAAGATGGCTGCGTCCCGCTAA
- the priA gene encoding replication restart helicase PriA yields the protein MSLYCEVALPIPLDRTFTYSVSVGLEPTRGARVIVPFRNEKIIGVVTGLHSTAPVDFEAKPIESVLDDEPLLSEHLLELATWIAQYYLAPLGEVLRTMLPLMAEVKRTIYYRIADAGRDALASAHDGGPDSRRKSKLSAEDQDTEYKVLTRLADGELVKVTALRTATGVNLVLLAGMVRKKWITRETTTVEHDARRVERVAVLVPEARLPALTPKQQAVLAELAACGGELPLTELQRGETSNSSLQTLVKRGLVRIEERAASFSLRGIGHVNPHHALNEPQMEALASITAAMGSFQPFLLHGVTGSGKTAVYLAAMQRALDRGLAAILLVPEIGLTPAAAAQLDATFGTKVALLHSALTPPERAEQWHRIRRGDAPIVVGTRSAIFAPVPNLGLILVDEEHDQSYKQEETPRYNARDVAVMRAKFAGAPVVLGSATPSLESWQNSEAGKYKRIVMAQRVNNRPLPGVELVDMRQEFQQTGHEHLFSRLLVEETQAALDRGEQAMILLNRRGYSFVVMCRSCGEKLECQNCAISLTHHKPVESEEGMASSGQRLECHYCGYRRTVPKRCPKCDSEHLYYLGAGSQQGEERLQEIFPSARIGRMDRDTVRGRYDMERLLARLHSGEINLLVGTQMIAKGHDVHGVTLVGVVGCDHALSMPDFRAAERVFQLMTQVSGRAGRGVLKGKVVVQTYHPDHYAILAASTHDYTTFVARELKYRRWMHYPPFGVLANLLIQSKRMEEAAGWAAILGKWFEKNAHEGVRVLGPCTAPIARIKETYRFHLILKAASRKALNAALRGALVHAEESGIPRRNLVVDVDALRLM from the coding sequence ATGTCTCTGTACTGCGAAGTAGCATTGCCTATCCCGCTCGATCGCACCTTCACCTACTCCGTCAGCGTGGGATTGGAGCCAACTCGCGGCGCGCGCGTTATCGTACCCTTTCGTAACGAGAAGATCATCGGAGTCGTTACTGGCCTGCACTCCACCGCACCAGTAGATTTTGAAGCCAAGCCAATTGAATCTGTGCTGGATGATGAGCCGCTGCTTTCCGAGCACTTGCTGGAACTGGCCACGTGGATAGCGCAGTACTATCTGGCTCCGCTGGGTGAGGTGCTACGCACCATGCTGCCCCTCATGGCCGAGGTCAAGCGCACCATCTACTACCGCATCGCCGATGCCGGACGCGATGCCCTGGCCTCCGCACATGACGGCGGTCCGGATAGCAGGCGCAAGAGCAAACTCTCCGCCGAGGATCAGGACACCGAATACAAGGTTCTCACCCGTCTTGCGGATGGCGAACTGGTGAAAGTAACTGCCTTGCGTACGGCGACTGGGGTCAACCTGGTTCTGCTGGCAGGCATGGTCCGCAAAAAGTGGATTACTCGCGAGACCACCACCGTAGAACACGATGCGCGGCGCGTAGAGCGCGTTGCAGTGCTCGTGCCAGAGGCTCGCCTGCCTGCCCTCACTCCGAAGCAGCAGGCAGTCCTCGCAGAGCTTGCCGCGTGTGGCGGAGAGTTGCCGTTGACCGAGTTGCAGCGCGGCGAAACATCGAACAGCAGTCTGCAAACGCTGGTCAAGCGCGGCCTCGTTCGAATCGAGGAACGCGCAGCCAGCTTCAGCCTCCGTGGCATTGGCCACGTCAATCCGCATCACGCATTGAACGAGCCCCAGATGGAGGCGCTGGCCTCAATCACCGCCGCGATGGGCAGCTTTCAACCGTTTCTGCTGCATGGCGTAACCGGCTCCGGCAAAACAGCCGTGTATCTGGCCGCGATGCAGCGCGCCCTGGATCGTGGACTCGCTGCCATTCTCCTGGTGCCGGAGATCGGCCTTACCCCTGCGGCCGCCGCGCAACTCGATGCAACCTTCGGCACCAAAGTGGCGTTGCTGCACTCCGCCCTGACACCGCCTGAACGCGCGGAGCAGTGGCATCGCATTCGCCGAGGCGACGCGCCGATTGTCGTCGGCACACGCTCTGCAATCTTCGCGCCCGTACCGAATCTAGGCCTGATCCTGGTCGACGAAGAGCATGACCAGAGCTATAAGCAGGAAGAAACTCCACGCTACAACGCACGCGATGTTGCGGTCATGCGCGCCAAGTTTGCCGGCGCTCCCGTGGTGCTTGGTTCTGCAACGCCATCGCTTGAGAGCTGGCAAAACTCCGAGGCCGGTAAATACAAACGCATCGTCATGGCCCAGCGCGTCAATAATCGACCTTTGCCCGGTGTCGAACTCGTAGATATGCGGCAGGAGTTCCAACAAACCGGCCACGAACATCTCTTCTCAAGGCTGCTCGTTGAAGAGACACAGGCAGCACTCGATCGTGGTGAGCAGGCAATGATTCTCCTGAATCGGCGCGGGTATTCGTTCGTAGTGATGTGCCGCAGCTGCGGAGAAAAACTCGAATGCCAGAACTGCGCAATCTCGCTCACCCATCACAAACCGGTCGAGTCGGAAGAGGGAATGGCCAGCTCTGGCCAACGCCTCGAATGCCACTATTGCGGCTACCGGCGCACCGTTCCAAAGCGGTGCCCCAAGTGCGACAGCGAACATCTGTACTATCTCGGCGCAGGCTCGCAGCAAGGCGAAGAACGCCTGCAGGAGATCTTTCCGTCAGCCCGCATAGGCCGCATGGATCGCGATACCGTACGCGGCCGCTATGACATGGAGCGTCTGCTGGCGCGACTCCATTCCGGTGAGATCAATCTACTGGTCGGCACGCAGATGATTGCCAAAGGTCACGATGTACATGGAGTAACGCTGGTAGGCGTCGTGGGCTGCGATCACGCGCTATCCATGCCCGATTTTCGTGCTGCCGAACGAGTCTTTCAACTGATGACGCAGGTATCGGGGCGCGCAGGCCGCGGCGTACTCAAAGGCAAAGTTGTCGTGCAGACATACCATCCCGATCACTACGCGATCCTCGCCGCATCAACGCACGACTACACAACTTTCGTTGCCCGCGAACTCAAGTACCGGCGATGGATGCACTATCCGCCGTTTGGAGTGCTGGCAAATCTGCTCATCCAATCCAAGCGCATGGAAGAGGCCGCTGGATGGGCTGCAATTCTTGGTAAGTGGTTTGAAAAAAACGCTCATGAAGGCGTGCGCGTTCTAGGCCCCTGCACCGCGCCAATCGCGCGTATTAAAGAGACATACCGTTTTCATCTGATACTAAAAGCAGCTTCGCGCAAGGCTCTGAATGCAGCCTTGCGCGGAGCGCTTGTGCACGCCGAAGAGAGTGGCATCCCCCGGCGTAACCTGGTTGTGGATGTCGATGCCCTGCGGTTGATGTAG